Below is a genomic region from Acidimicrobiales bacterium.
GGTGGTCGAGATGGCATCGAGGTCGGACCGGCTGATCGAGCCGTGGTACTGCTGCTGCCAGCCGTACGTCACGAACGGCTGGCCGGAAGGGTGGGCGGCCTCCAACCCGGTCAGCCGGGTCCGGTAGGCCTCGTGTCCGACGGTGGCCTCGACGCCGCCTCCCGGCAGATCCCACGACTCGGGCGTGATCCACTCGGTCGCCAAGAGGATCGCCATGAGCGCCGGGTGCACGTGCGGGTCGATGAGCCCGGGCAGGAGGAAGGCATCGGCGAACCGGTCGTCGACCCGGTGCTCGTGGGCGTCCAGCCAGGGCCGGAGCGTCTCAAGCGTGCCGACCTCGATGATCCGGCCCCCCCGTACGGCCACCGCGGTCGCCTCGGGCAGCGACGGGTCCATGGTGTGTACCCGTCGCGCCGTGTAGACGGTGATCATCGGTGGATCCCACCGTCGTAACCGACGGCGGCCAGGGCCAGTCGGCGGAAGGCCGCGATCGTGTCGTCGTCGAGTTCCTGTCCGTCGAGAACGGCCCGGTAGTAGATGGGGCCCAGGAAGAACTGCTCGAGGTGGTCGATGTCGATGTCGCCGTCGATCTCACCCCGGTCGATTGCCCGGGCCAGTACCTCCCTCATCGTGTTCCACGACGAACGGCGGTCGGCAGCCATGGCCGCGCCGATCTCCGGATCGTGTGTGGAGACCTCCATGAGGCTGACGGCGACCGGCCGGAAGCCCTCCGCGCTGTAGGTGGCCCGCCGGTCTGAGTACCACTGGTCGAGCTCTG
It encodes:
- a CDS encoding TetR/AcrR family transcriptional regulator, whose protein sequence is MEDPLGVDPGGEAILDAAIRLLADGGLASFTTDRLASEARVSKTSIYRRWSDKKAIFRAVMDRWGARAMVDDVGDFAAELDQWYSDRRATYSAEGFRPVAVSLMEVSTHDPEIGAAMAADRRSSWNTMREVLARAIDRGEIDGDIDIDHLEQFFLGPIYYRAVLDGQELDDDTIAAFRRLALAAVGYDGGIHR